The Triticum urartu cultivar G1812 chromosome 5, Tu2.1, whole genome shotgun sequence genome contains the following window.
CTCTAACCCCACATATATTCACCGTCCTCCGCTTCTTGATATAAATTGTAGCCACTTCATTCCACTCCGCTTTGTCTCCAACTTCTCTTCCGGCGATCTTTGGCCTCTCCGGCATGGCGTTTAGCGATCTGACTCCGACCACCCCTGATCCATCGACTAGGGTGTCGTCTCATGCGGACAAGAGGAGGCTATGACCGTCCGCATGGCCATCAGCCGCTCCCGGGAGGAGTGCGTTCGACCGATGTCGGAATTTGTCCAGCATGAATCCATCGCGTCTGCGCAACTAGCGCTCGGATCTATCAGGGCTGGAGGCTCGAGGTTAGTCTACCACTCCATCTCTGGTCTGCCGACATATGAGTGCTATAGGGACCGGTGTGCCCTCCATGGGTATTAGGATGCAGGTGGCCCATGCCCGCCTCGTTGCCGCcatggcggaggcggcggtgcgTGCTGCCTTGGAGGGGGAAGCCATATGTGCCTGTATCCCACAAAAACGGAAGAGGAGAAACACGTGCGCCCTCGTCCGAGAACAAAATCGAGGTTCTGCCGAATCATCCATAGAGATTGTAGAGTACCCGTtgtgaaaatgaaaatgaaatttGAGAGGTGACCGGTCATCGTTTGCGGACTGGCGTCCGTTGACATTTCAAGGGTCGGATTTGGTGTAGTATGTGAGTATAATAAATTGCTCTGACGtagagtagtactccctccattccaaaatatagtgcgcccgcgtTTCCCGAGGTctaactttgaccataaatttaaccaacgagaccaactgcgacgggagaaaaattatataattgaaaacttctttcaaatacaaattcactgatataatttttgctctcGTCGCAATCGGTCTTGATAGTTAAATTTATGATTAAAATTGAAGCACAGAAATAGAGAAAACACTACGTTGTGGAATGGAGGAAGTGGTTGGAACTAGGAAGCTTGCCACCCGTTTCCAAGGGCTGACTTCCAAGGCAAGTCAGATTGCGCATCTCCACTCCACCTCTGCCGAATATTAAAAAGGCATGGACCGAGATGACATTTTTCGCTGTATTCTATGCGCATCTCCAAAGTCCAACCCATTCCTGAGATCACTGCTTTGTGTTCCCTTTTGCTGCTAACCAATCCATTGACTTGCATCATTACTCTGCTCCTCCCATTTCAACTTTGGTTATAAAACCCCTCGGCCTCCGTCCATCCATTTCCACCTCAAATCTCGAAGTCATACTTGTACAACCAAGCCGAGAACCGCCGCGAGCAGCAGCCAGGACCGCGCCTTTCCCCGTCCTCTCCGGCGCCGACCATGGCCGTCGACTTCGTGGGACGCGGCCACGCCCCCCGTGGCCTCGCCCTCGCGGGCGGGCAGCAGCAGCTGGCCTTCCACGAGGCCGCCGCGGCGGGGCTCAGCAGCCTCGAGCTCCTCGTCTCGGCGCTCTCCCCGCGCGCCGactgcgcgccgccgccgctcgggGAGATCGCCGACCAAGCGTTATCGGGGTTCCGCCGGGTCATCGACATCCTCGGCCGCACCGGCCACGCCCGCTTCCGCCGCGGCCCGGTTGGAGCTGCCGCCGCCTCGTTGACTCCCCCTCCTGTCTCTTCTCCTCCTAGGATGCCGGCCCGGCCACCGGCACCGGCAGCCTCGCAGCAGCTGGTGCCCCAGAAAAGCCTGACGCTGGACTTCACCAAGCCTTCGAAGGCGCCGGCAGCGGCAGCCGCTGCTTCGGTGACGTCGACGTCTTTCTTCTCGTCGGTGACGGCGGGGGGCGAGGGCACCGTGTCCAAGGGCCGGGCGGTGGTGTCCTCCGGAAAGCCGCCGCTCGCCGCTGGTACCAAACGGAAGCAACAGCAACAGCAGACGCCCTGCGCGAGCGGCGCGCACTCCGacgtcgccgccgtcgccgccggcgACCGGTGCCACTGctcgaagaagcgcaagcaccggGTGAAGTACACGACGCGCGTGCCCGCGGTAAGCTCGCGCACGGCGGACATCCCCGGCGACGA
Protein-coding sequences here:
- the LOC125510500 gene encoding probable WRKY transcription factor 17, whose translation is MAVDFVGRGHAPRGLALAGGQQQLAFHEAAAAGLSSLELLVSALSPRADCAPPPLGEIADQALSGFRRVIDILGRTGHARFRRGPVGAAAASLTPPPVSSPPRMPARPPAPAASQQLVPQKSLTLDFTKPSKAPAAAAAASVTSTSFFSSVTAGGEGTVSKGRAVVSSGKPPLAAGTKRKQQQQQTPCASGAHSDVAAVAAGDRCHCSKKRKHRVKYTTRVPAVSSRTADIPGDDYSWRKYGQKPIKGSPYPRCYYRCSTAKGCPARKHVERATDDPAMLIVTYEGDHRHDTLPPAAAN